From the genome of Psychroserpens ponticola, one region includes:
- a CDS encoding toxin-antitoxin system YwqK family antitoxin, with product MNKKVLLLFVLLISVVSFAQQERKLELNKDTNLIDVTYYHDNGVISQTGTYTLDGKLQGEWLSYDTDGKKSISANYDNGKKVGKWFYWNNTTLKEVDYTSNTITSVTEWDNKTSVAIRN from the coding sequence ATGAACAAAAAAGTATTGCTTTTATTCGTTTTATTAATCAGTGTGGTTTCTTTTGCTCAGCAAGAGAGAAAATTAGAACTTAACAAAGACACCAATTTAATTGATGTAACGTATTATCATGACAATGGAGTTATAAGTCAAACAGGAACTTATACTTTAGATGGTAAATTACAAGGTGAATGGTTAAGTTATGATACTGATGGTAAAAAGAGTATATCGGCGAATTATGATAATGGGAAAAAAGTCGGCAAGTGGTTTTATTGGAATAACACCACTTTAAAAGAAGTAGATTATACAAGTAATACTATTACAAGTGTTACTGAATGGGACAACAAAACATCTGTTGCTATTCGTAATTAA
- a CDS encoding DUF6503 family protein, protein MKPLTFLFVFIFSFHYLTAQTISGSSLLEKAIEYHDPNKQWSTFKAEFDIEMEMPKNSKRISHVTINLPTEFFKVKATKDTIVTEYTVDKGMCTISLNGKTDLSKAELFSNNLSCDRANMYKNYYTYLYGLPMKLKDEGTNISETVERKTFKGKSYLVLKVTYDKTVGSDVWYFYFNPETFAMEIYQFFKTDEKGNLKPDSGEYIMLSDTETINQIKIPKVRAWYYNKDDAYLATDILKN, encoded by the coding sequence ATGAAACCACTCACATTTTTATTTGTATTCATTTTCAGTTTTCATTACCTAACAGCTCAAACAATTAGTGGCTCATCACTTTTAGAAAAAGCAATTGAATATCATGATCCAAATAAACAATGGAGTACATTTAAAGCTGAATTTGATATTGAGATGGAAATGCCTAAAAATTCAAAAAGGATTAGTCATGTTACTATTAACCTTCCAACAGAGTTTTTCAAAGTAAAAGCGACTAAAGATACTATTGTTACAGAATATACAGTTGATAAAGGCATGTGTACTATTTCGTTAAACGGAAAAACAGATTTAAGTAAAGCTGAATTGTTTTCAAACAATCTAAGTTGTGATCGTGCTAACATGTACAAAAATTATTATACATATTTATATGGTTTGCCTATGAAGCTAAAAGATGAAGGCACTAATATTTCTGAAACTGTTGAACGAAAAACATTTAAAGGCAAATCGTATTTGGTGTTAAAAGTAACTTACGATAAAACTGTAGGTAGTGATGTGTGGTACTTTTATTTCAATCCAGAAACTTTTGCCATGGAAATCTATCAATTCTTTAAAACGGATGAAAAAGGTAATTTAAAGCCAGATAGTGGAGAGTATATTATGTTATCTGATACTGAAACAATTAATCAAATTAAAATACCTAAAGTAAGAGCTTGGTATTACAATAAAGACGATGCTTACTTGGCAACAGATATTTTAAAGAACTAG
- a CDS encoding multidrug transporter: MKNNLILGFAIITMLATSCTSDDTADIIINDNSITNNNGGNGLTDPETIFLSGTYTADLNLDANNSYVVNGPLIMTSGTTLTIPAGMTIEALAAGANVYIAISQGARIVANGTANNPIIFTSDASSPAAGDWGGLILLGKAPINSVSGAATATSEIASLPYGGTSVSDDSGILRYVRVDYSGGAADGQSENNGFSFYGVGNGTLIEYIQAFEGKDDGVEFFGGTVNASFVSVVNAQDDSIDWTEGFSGTITNAYVKHGSEHDKGIEADGYNTDIGNNSNPIFFSKPTVNNLAIYGNGSGTGNEAIRLRAGSQGVFTNVYIEGFEEGFDLDGDAGSGSSNPTGTGVLNGDLSVTDVTFTDVILILKNDTGETFAETDFISGVGNGVATDYATWGAGWTNQ, translated from the coding sequence ATGAAAAATAATTTAATATTAGGATTCGCAATTATCACAATGCTTGCTACTTCTTGTACATCAGATGATACTGCTGATATTATTATCAATGATAATAGCATTACCAATAACAATGGAGGTAATGGGCTAACAGATCCTGAGACCATTTTCTTATCTGGAACATACACTGCAGATTTAAATTTAGATGCAAATAATAGCTATGTCGTTAATGGGCCATTAATTATGACTTCAGGAACAACATTAACAATTCCTGCTGGTATGACTATTGAAGCTTTAGCAGCTGGAGCTAATGTTTATATTGCTATTTCTCAAGGAGCAAGAATTGTAGCAAATGGAACTGCAAATAACCCAATAATATTTACTTCGGATGCATCTTCACCTGCAGCTGGAGATTGGGGAGGATTAATTTTGTTAGGTAAAGCACCTATTAATTCTGTATCTGGTGCTGCAACAGCTACTTCAGAAATTGCAAGTTTGCCTTATGGAGGAACATCTGTTTCTGACGACTCAGGAATTTTAAGATATGTACGTGTAGATTACTCTGGAGGAGCAGCAGATGGTCAGTCTGAAAATAACGGATTCTCTTTTTATGGCGTAGGTAATGGTACATTAATAGAATACATACAAGCTTTCGAAGGTAAAGATGATGGTGTCGAATTTTTTGGAGGAACTGTAAATGCTAGTTTTGTATCTGTAGTTAATGCTCAAGATGATTCTATTGACTGGACCGAAGGTTTCAGTGGAACAATTACTAATGCTTATGTTAAGCATGGTTCTGAACACGATAAAGGAATTGAAGCAGATGGATACAATACTGATATTGGAAACAATTCAAATCCTATATTCTTTTCAAAGCCAACTGTAAATAACTTAGCAATCTACGGAAATGGTTCAGGAACTGGTAATGAAGCGATACGTTTAAGAGCTGGGTCGCAAGGTGTTTTTACAAACGTTTATATTGAAGGTTTTGAAGAAGGTTTTGATTTAGATGGTGATGCTGGATCAGGAAGTTCAAATCCAACAGGAACAGGAGTTCTTAATGGAGACTTAAGTGTAACTGATGTAACTTTTACAGATGTTATTTTAATCCTGAAAAATGATACAGGTGAGACGTTTGCTGAAACAGATTTTATTTCTGGTGTAGGAAATGGCGTAGCTACAGATTATGCAACTTGGGGAGCAGGTTGGACAAACCAATAA
- a CDS encoding ribonucleoside-diphosphate reductase subunit alpha, whose amino-acid sequence MFVLKRDGRKEPIMFDKITARVRKLCYGLNELVDPIKVAMRVIDGLYDGVTTSELDNLAAEQAATMTTAHPDYARLAARISVSNLHKNTKKTFSEVMTDLYTYVNPRNGKKAPLLSDEVYNVIIENKEKLDSAIIYNRDFGYDYFGFKTLERSYLLKLNGQIAERPQHMLMRVSIGIHLNDLDSAIETYELMSKKYFTHATPTLFNSGTPKPQMSSCFLLTVKDDSIDGIYDTLKQTAKISQSAGGIGLSIHNVRATGSYIAGTNGTSNGIVPMLKVFNDTARYVDQGGGKRKGSFAMYIEPWHADIMSFLDLKKNHGAEELRARDLFYAMWMPDLFMKRVQEDAEWTLMCPNECPGLCDVHSEEFEALYTKYESEGKGRKAIKARELWEKILESQIETGTPYMLYKDAANRKSNQKNLGTIRSSNLCTEIMEYTSPDEVAVCNLASIALPMFVKNGEFDHKELFRITKRVTKNLNRVIDRNYYPVKEAENSNFRHRPVGLGVQGLADTFIKLRMPFTSDEAKTLNQEIFETLYYAAVTASMEEAKVDGPYESYEGSPISKGQFQHNLWNIQEDTLSGRWDWDKLRKEVAKHGVRNSLLVAPMPTASTSQILGNNECFEPYTSNIYTRRVLSGEFIVVNKHLLEDLVELGLWNEDLKNEIMRANGSIQDVDCIPEDIKELYKTVWELSMKDIIDMSRQRGYFIDQSQSLNLFLEGATMAKLTSMHFYAWKSGLKTGMYYLRTKSAVDAKKVTITREVKAEPVAEVQEVKVDTVAQKQQIAAETAAKFAKQTAEKVEVEPMSADEMKALIAQAKEAEGDDCLMCGS is encoded by the coding sequence ATGTTTGTATTAAAAAGAGACGGAAGAAAAGAACCAATAATGTTCGACAAAATTACGGCAAGAGTTCGTAAATTATGTTACGGACTTAACGAACTTGTTGATCCAATTAAAGTAGCAATGCGAGTTATTGATGGTTTATACGATGGTGTAACAACTAGCGAATTAGATAATTTGGCAGCAGAGCAAGCTGCTACAATGACTACTGCTCATCCAGATTACGCACGTTTAGCTGCTCGTATTTCGGTATCTAACTTACATAAAAACACAAAAAAAACCTTTAGCGAGGTGATGACAGATTTATATACTTACGTAAATCCTAGAAATGGCAAAAAAGCACCTTTACTAAGTGATGAAGTATACAACGTCATCATAGAAAATAAAGAAAAATTAGATTCTGCAATTATTTATAATCGTGATTTTGGTTATGATTATTTCGGATTTAAAACATTAGAGCGTTCTTATCTTTTAAAATTGAATGGCCAAATTGCAGAACGACCACAACACATGTTAATGAGAGTATCAATTGGTATTCACCTTAACGATTTAGATTCAGCTATTGAGACCTACGAGTTGATGTCTAAAAAGTACTTTACACACGCTACACCAACATTATTTAATTCTGGAACACCAAAACCACAAATGTCATCTTGTTTCTTATTAACAGTAAAAGACGATAGTATTGATGGTATTTATGACACATTAAAACAAACTGCTAAAATTTCACAATCTGCAGGAGGAATAGGTTTATCTATTCATAATGTACGTGCAACAGGAAGTTATATTGCTGGAACAAACGGAACAAGTAATGGTATTGTACCAATGCTTAAAGTGTTTAATGACACAGCACGTTATGTAGATCAAGGTGGAGGAAAACGTAAAGGAAGCTTTGCAATGTACATCGAGCCTTGGCATGCAGATATTATGAGTTTCTTAGATTTAAAAAAGAATCATGGTGCTGAAGAATTACGTGCTCGTGATTTATTTTACGCGATGTGGATGCCAGATTTATTTATGAAACGCGTTCAGGAAGATGCAGAATGGACCTTAATGTGTCCTAACGAATGCCCAGGATTATGTGACGTTCACAGTGAAGAATTTGAAGCATTATACACAAAATACGAATCTGAAGGAAAAGGTCGAAAGGCTATAAAAGCAAGAGAACTTTGGGAAAAAATATTAGAATCTCAAATTGAAACTGGAACACCTTACATGTTGTATAAAGATGCAGCAAATCGTAAGTCTAACCAGAAAAATTTAGGAACGATTCGCTCTTCAAATTTATGTACAGAAATTATGGAGTACACCTCTCCTGATGAAGTTGCTGTATGTAATTTAGCATCTATTGCATTGCCAATGTTTGTTAAAAATGGAGAATTTGATCATAAAGAGTTATTTAGAATCACGAAACGTGTGACTAAAAACTTAAACAGAGTTATTGACAGAAATTATTATCCTGTAAAAGAAGCTGAAAATTCAAATTTCCGCCACAGACCAGTTGGTTTAGGAGTTCAAGGATTAGCAGACACATTTATTAAATTAAGAATGCCTTTTACAAGTGATGAAGCTAAGACCTTAAATCAAGAAATTTTTGAAACCTTATACTATGCAGCAGTAACTGCAAGTATGGAAGAAGCAAAAGTTGATGGTCCTTATGAATCTTATGAAGGATCTCCAATAAGTAAAGGTCAGTTTCAGCACAATTTATGGAACATACAAGAGGACACCTTGAGTGGTCGTTGGGATTGGGATAAATTAAGAAAAGAGGTTGCCAAGCATGGTGTTCGTAACTCATTATTAGTTGCACCTATGCCAACTGCATCAACATCTCAAATTCTTGGAAACAACGAATGTTTTGAGCCATACACGTCTAACATTTACACACGTCGTGTATTGTCAGGAGAATTCATTGTTGTAAACAAACATTTATTAGAAGATTTAGTTGAATTAGGACTTTGGAATGAAGACTTAAAGAACGAAATCATGAGAGCTAATGGATCTATTCAAGATGTAGATTGCATTCCTGAAGATATTAAAGAATTGTATAAAACCGTTTGGGAATTATCTATGAAAGATATTATAGATATGTCTCGTCAACGTGGTTACTTTATTGACCAATCACAATCACTTAACTTGTTCTTAGAAGGTGCAACCATGGCTAAGTTAACATCTATGCACTTTTATGCTTGGAAAAGCGGCTTAAAAACAGGAATGTACTATTTACGTACTAAGAGCGCTGTTGATGCTAAGAAAGTAACAATTACAAGAGAAGTGAAAGCTGAACCTGTTGCAGAAGTGCAAGAAGTAAAAGTAGATACTGTTGCTCAAAAACAACAAATCGCTGCTGAAACTGCAGCAAAATTTGCTAAGCAAACTGCAGAGAAAGTAGAAGTAGAACCAATGAGTGCTGATGAAATGAAAGCGTTAATCGCTCAAGCTAAAGAAGCCGAAGGTGACGATTGCTTAATGTGTGGTTCTTAA
- a CDS encoding RDD family protein, with the protein MNQTHNNVPKDVLASKGIRFANLIIDYIVQIVLGAILGIVLALLSELTGSYALYDILIESDSRLSDYLFGAFILLIYFNIIETFTGRSIGKLITKTKIVTHEGLKPTFSDILIRTLSRLIPFEQLSFLGQDGKGWHDSISKTYVVDIEKFEAKIKIKQGIEEIGQIGD; encoded by the coding sequence ATGAATCAAACTCACAACAATGTGCCTAAAGATGTTTTAGCATCTAAAGGAATTAGATTTGCAAACTTAATTATTGATTATATCGTACAGATTGTTTTAGGTGCTATTCTCGGCATTGTACTTGCACTATTATCTGAACTTACTGGAAGCTATGCTCTCTATGATATACTAATAGAATCAGATAGTAGGCTTTCAGATTACTTATTTGGCGCTTTTATTTTATTAATATATTTTAATATTATTGAAACATTTACAGGACGATCCATAGGCAAATTGATAACTAAAACTAAAATAGTGACACATGAAGGCTTGAAACCTACATTTAGTGATATTTTAATTCGTACACTATCTCGTTTAATTCCTTTTGAACAATTATCTTTTTTAGGTCAAGATGGAAAAGGCTGGCATGATTCAATTTCAAAAACGTATGTGGTTGATATAGAAAAATTTGAAGCTAAAATTAAAATAAAACAAGGCATTGAAGAAATCGGGCAAATTGGAGACTAA
- a CDS encoding Na/Pi cotransporter family protein: MIRKTIFFALLIVLAILLYLYPNFKTIAAGIAILLFGMIMLEEGFKVFTKGPLQNLLKKTTDKLYKSITAGALVTALIQSSSLVSVITISFISAGLISLSGGIGLIFGANIGTTATAWLVAGFGLKINISALSMPMLVFGIIFSIQKKASLKGIGNVLAGLGFFFLGIHFMKEGFDIFKEYIDLTQYAISGFKGVIIYTLLGIVITTVLQSSSATLALILTALAAGQIEYENALALAIGANIGTTITAVLGSLSSNVAGKRLAGAHLIFNVFTGIAALALIYPLANLVNNISKFTNISSTDYTLKLALFHTIFNILGVIIMIPFIKPLERALLKFFKDHKDKDIDEPKYLNNAVLKFPASVISALINESKYLYKNTIFEIVAHALNIHREDIKSDKKVKKILKKSTKDLQTNVEDLYYKKVKTIYGEIIKYAITAQNDFKLNRKENEAITDIKVANRKMVEIIKDARELNKNITMSLDLDNKHMLKEYDGFRKKIIKVLRIIYLFRKAEDSEVYAKKLLQLKNEAKENIRQSNKSIDKLIRENLISAEMASSLFNDYTNVNDMVKKLIEVAELLYGKKDTLLDNGN, translated from the coding sequence ATGATTAGAAAAACGATATTCTTTGCGCTTTTAATTGTTCTTGCAATTCTACTTTATTTATACCCAAATTTCAAAACGATAGCAGCTGGTATTGCCATCTTACTTTTTGGGATGATTATGCTAGAAGAAGGATTTAAAGTTTTCACAAAAGGTCCTTTACAAAATTTATTAAAAAAAACGACAGACAAATTATACAAAAGTATTACCGCAGGAGCACTAGTAACAGCTTTGATTCAATCAAGCTCCTTAGTGTCAGTCATCACAATTTCATTTATAAGCGCAGGACTTATAAGCTTATCTGGAGGAATAGGTCTAATCTTTGGAGCAAACATTGGAACTACAGCTACAGCCTGGTTGGTCGCAGGATTTGGTTTAAAAATTAATATTTCTGCATTGTCAATGCCAATGTTGGTTTTTGGAATTATTTTTTCAATCCAGAAAAAAGCCTCATTAAAAGGCATTGGAAATGTTTTGGCTGGCTTAGGATTCTTCTTTTTAGGCATTCATTTTATGAAAGAAGGCTTTGACATTTTTAAAGAATATATAGATTTAACCCAATACGCCATATCAGGATTTAAAGGTGTAATAATCTATACACTATTAGGAATAGTAATAACAACAGTTTTACAATCAAGTAGTGCAACATTAGCATTAATATTAACTGCATTAGCAGCAGGTCAAATAGAATATGAAAATGCCTTAGCTTTAGCAATTGGAGCAAACATTGGTACAACCATTACAGCTGTTTTGGGATCGTTAAGTTCTAATGTGGCTGGAAAAAGATTAGCTGGAGCACATTTAATCTTCAATGTTTTTACTGGAATTGCGGCTTTAGCTTTAATTTATCCATTAGCAAATTTAGTTAATAACATATCTAAATTTACAAACATTAGCTCAACAGACTATACTTTGAAATTAGCATTGTTTCATACCATCTTTAATATACTTGGTGTTATTATCATGATTCCATTTATAAAACCATTAGAACGTGCGTTATTAAAATTCTTCAAAGACCATAAAGATAAAGATATTGATGAACCAAAATATCTTAATAATGCAGTTTTAAAATTTCCAGCTTCGGTAATTTCGGCCTTGATAAATGAATCAAAATATTTATATAAAAACACCATTTTTGAAATAGTTGCCCATGCTTTAAACATTCATAGAGAAGATATTAAATCTGATAAAAAAGTAAAAAAGATTTTAAAAAAATCTACCAAAGATTTACAAACAAACGTAGAAGACCTCTACTATAAAAAAGTTAAAACTATTTATGGTGAAATTATTAAATATGCAATAACTGCACAAAATGATTTTAAACTTAATAGAAAAGAAAATGAAGCGATTACTGATATTAAAGTGGCGAATCGTAAAATGGTTGAAATCATTAAAGATGCTAGAGAACTAAATAAAAACATTACCATGTCTTTAGATTTAGATAATAAGCATATGTTGAAAGAATATGATGGCTTTAGAAAAAAAATCATCAAAGTATTACGTATTATTTATTTATTCAGAAAAGCTGAAGATTCTGAAGTATATGCAAAAAAACTACTCCAATTAAAGAATGAAGCAAAAGAGAATATTAGACAGAGTAATAAATCCATTGACAAATTAATCAGAGAAAATTTAATTTCTGCTGAAATGGCATCTTCCCTATTTAATGATTATACCAACGTTAATGATATGGTTAAAAAATTAATTGAAGTTGCAGAGTTGCTGTATGGAAAGAAAGACACCTTATTAGACAATGGTAATTAG
- a CDS encoding inorganic phosphate transporter: MENIYLYMIIALAILAIADLVVGVSNDAVNFLNSAIGSKAISFKTIMIVASLGVAVGAVFSSGMMEVARKGIFNPSEFMFNEIMIIFMAVMITDILLLDFFNSVGMPTSTTVSIVFELLGAAVAMALIKIGHDGGNFDEVINYINTSKASQIIFGILLSVIVAFSIGALVQWVSRLLLSYNFENKAHWVGALFGGFALTAITYFIFMKGLKGTSYAKESFDILGGGTMKDFLETQVLSIVLVSSVFWSLLSYVLIAFAKTNIYKLIIIVGTFALALAFAGNDLVNFIGVPVAAYNAFLEWSASGVLATEFPMDILAEKVPTNNWLLFGAGMVMVLTLWFSTKAKGVVKTSLDLSSQGETQERFQPNWLSRGFVRSAMLMSQMSSYMLPKSWQAKIEKQFETPVIPLSKDKVYELPAFDLVRAAVNLMVAAVLISIATSYKLPLSTTYVTFMVAMGTSLADRAWGAESAVYRVAGVLNVIGGWFFTAFSAFTAAALVAYLLNLNLDVMFPILLVTAFGLLIRSSIAHNKKAKEVKAEDSLTRAESSSVQGVIHESANNIANVVKRTNRIYSNAIVGLARQDLALLKKSKKQVVKLTAEVDDLRDNVFYFIKNLDESSVDASDFYINILGYLQDMTQSLEYISKVSHKHVNNNHKKLKFSQIKELKEVDDKLEVLFEDTRAAFNSESFEQIGAILDERTEVYKLVKEKIKRQVARTRTEESSPKNTTLYFSMLLETKDLIKATMNLLEEYHNSFDSSVEPATITVVDEIIENPESSEQEE; this comes from the coding sequence ATGGAAAATATATATTTATATATGATTATTGCCTTAGCCATTTTAGCTATTGCTGATTTGGTTGTAGGTGTTAGTAACGATGCAGTAAATTTCTTGAATTCTGCAATTGGTTCTAAAGCCATTTCATTTAAAACTATTATGATAGTTGCTAGTCTAGGAGTTGCTGTTGGCGCAGTGTTTTCTAGTGGAATGATGGAAGTAGCACGTAAAGGGATTTTTAATCCAAGTGAGTTTATGTTTAATGAAATCATGATTATTTTCATGGCAGTAATGATAACAGACATATTACTACTTGACTTCTTTAATTCCGTTGGAATGCCTACATCTACAACAGTGTCTATTGTTTTCGAATTATTAGGTGCAGCTGTTGCAATGGCGTTAATAAAAATTGGTCATGATGGCGGGAACTTTGACGAAGTTATCAATTATATAAATACATCAAAAGCATCCCAAATTATATTTGGGATACTGCTCTCCGTCATTGTTGCATTCTCTATAGGTGCATTAGTACAATGGGTGTCTAGATTACTTTTGTCTTATAATTTTGAAAATAAAGCACATTGGGTTGGTGCGTTATTTGGAGGATTTGCTTTGACAGCAATAACTTATTTTATTTTCATGAAAGGCCTAAAAGGAACGTCCTATGCTAAAGAATCTTTTGATATTCTTGGAGGTGGTACTATGAAAGATTTTCTAGAAACACAAGTGCTATCAATAGTCCTAGTAAGTTCAGTATTTTGGTCTTTATTGTCTTATGTTTTAATAGCTTTTGCAAAAACGAACATTTACAAGCTAATTATTATTGTCGGTACTTTTGCTTTGGCTTTAGCTTTTGCAGGAAATGATTTGGTTAACTTTATAGGTGTGCCTGTTGCTGCTTATAATGCTTTTCTAGAATGGTCCGCTTCAGGTGTTTTAGCAACTGAATTCCCGATGGATATCTTAGCTGAAAAAGTACCAACAAACAACTGGTTATTATTTGGAGCAGGAATGGTTATGGTTTTAACTTTGTGGTTTTCAACAAAAGCAAAAGGTGTCGTAAAAACATCTTTAGATTTATCTAGCCAAGGAGAAACGCAAGAACGTTTTCAGCCCAACTGGCTATCTAGAGGTTTTGTGAGATCAGCAATGTTAATGTCGCAAATGTCATCTTATATGCTGCCTAAATCATGGCAAGCAAAAATTGAAAAACAATTTGAAACACCTGTGATTCCTCTTTCTAAAGATAAGGTATATGAATTACCAGCATTTGACTTAGTACGCGCTGCTGTAAATTTGATGGTAGCCGCAGTATTGATTTCTATAGCAACATCTTATAAATTACCATTATCTACAACTTATGTCACCTTCATGGTGGCAATGGGAACTTCTCTAGCAGATAGAGCTTGGGGAGCTGAAAGTGCTGTGTATAGAGTTGCTGGTGTATTAAATGTTATTGGAGGATGGTTTTTTACTGCATTTAGCGCGTTTACAGCAGCTGCTTTAGTAGCATATCTATTGAACTTAAATTTAGATGTTATGTTTCCAATTTTATTGGTTACAGCTTTTGGGTTGTTAATTAGAAGCTCTATAGCACATAATAAAAAGGCTAAAGAAGTTAAAGCAGAAGATTCTTTGACTAGAGCAGAAAGTAGTTCTGTACAAGGAGTGATTCATGAAAGTGCAAATAACATTGCCAATGTAGTGAAGCGTACAAATAGAATTTACTCTAATGCAATTGTTGGACTTGCTAGACAGGATTTAGCATTACTCAAAAAGAGTAAGAAACAAGTTGTTAAGTTAACGGCAGAGGTAGATGATTTACGAGATAATGTGTTTTATTTTATTAAAAATTTAGATGAGTCTAGTGTTGATGCTAGTGATTTCTATATCAATATTCTTGGTTATCTTCAAGATATGACACAGTCGTTAGAATACATTTCTAAAGTAAGTCATAAACACGTTAATAATAATCATAAGAAACTTAAATTCAGTCAAATTAAAGAACTTAAAGAGGTTGATGATAAGTTAGAAGTTTTATTTGAAGACACAAGAGCTGCATTTAACTCTGAATCTTTTGAACAAATAGGTGCTATTTTAGATGAAAGAACGGAAGTTTATAAACTTGTAAAAGAAAAAATTAAAAGACAAGTAGCTCGTACTCGTACTGAAGAATCAAGCCCTAAGAATACGACATTGTATTTCAGTATGCTTTTAGAGACTAAGGATTTAATTAAAGCTACAATGAATTTGCTAGAAGAGTATCATAACTCTTTTGATAGTTCTGTTGAACCTGCAACTATTACAGTTGTAGATGAAATTATTGAAAACCCAGAGTCTTCAGAGCAAGAAGAATAA
- a CDS encoding porin: MKYNLIIALVLCTIISSKAQEISDTSFGKGMINFVAKDSSFSVKFAPRFQVRSVSSWDHDGDKYGSPEHNFIVRRARLKFSGFAYSTKLKYKVELGLSNRDISGANDFNRNTPRYILDAVVMWNFAENFELWAGQTKLPGNVERVVSSANLQLIDRSLLNSRFNIDRDLGVQLHHKTKLGSNFLMREKLSVSQGEGRNVSEGNEGGLQYTGRLEFLPFGTFKSKGDFSQSDLKREATPKLMLGFTYNYNQDAVREQGFSGDYMIRTDGSIYETDQTTIFADAMFKYKGFSFMGEYANRTAGDEIATEIDGTTPTGDIVLTGNAVNLQVGYLFKSNYEIAARFTTLDFKNVTGALPIEQYTLGLNRFVVGHKLKIQSDISYTSIDGNDARITFRLGFDIHF; the protein is encoded by the coding sequence ATGAAATATAATTTAATTATTGCACTTGTATTGTGCACAATTATTTCTTCAAAAGCCCAAGAAATTAGTGATACTTCATTTGGTAAAGGAATGATCAATTTTGTAGCAAAAGACAGCTCATTTAGTGTGAAATTTGCTCCTCGTTTTCAAGTACGTTCTGTGTCCTCATGGGATCATGATGGAGATAAATATGGAAGTCCAGAACATAATTTTATTGTAAGAAGAGCACGATTGAAGTTTAGCGGTTTTGCGTATTCAACAAAACTTAAATATAAAGTTGAGTTAGGATTGTCTAACAGAGACATCTCTGGTGCAAACGACTTTAATAGAAACACACCACGTTACATTTTAGATGCTGTTGTTATGTGGAATTTCGCAGAAAATTTTGAACTTTGGGCAGGACAAACTAAATTACCTGGCAATGTGGAACGCGTTGTGTCTTCTGCAAATCTTCAGTTGATTGATCGCTCACTTTTAAATAGTCGATTTAATATTGATCGTGATTTAGGTGTTCAATTACATCATAAAACTAAATTGGGATCTAATTTTTTAATGCGTGAAAAATTATCAGTGTCACAAGGAGAAGGTCGTAATGTTTCTGAAGGAAATGAAGGTGGACTTCAATATACAGGTCGTTTGGAATTTTTGCCTTTCGGAACATTTAAATCGAAAGGCGATTTTAGTCAATCGGATTTAAAACGTGAAGCAACACCAAAATTGATGCTAGGGTTTACATATAATTATAATCAAGATGCGGTCAGAGAGCAAGGATTTTCAGGCGATTATATGATACGAACAGATGGCTCAATATATGAAACTGATCAAACTACTATTTTTGCTGATGCCATGTTTAAATATAAAGGGTTCTCATTTATGGGAGAATATGCTAATCGTACAGCTGGAGATGAAATTGCTACAGAAATAGATGGAACCACACCAACAGGTGATATTGTGTTAACAGGTAATGCTGTTAACTTACAAGTGGGTTATTTATTTAAAAGTAATTATGAAATTGCTGCTCGTTTTACAACTTTAGATTTTAAAAATGTGACTGGTGCTTTGCCAATAGAGCAATATACACTTGGTCTCAATAGATTTGTAGTTGGTCATAAATTAAAAATTCAGTCTGATATAAGTTATACAAGTATTGATGGTAATGATGCTAGAATCACTTTTCGACTAGGTTTTGATATTCATTTTTAA